In the Quercus lobata isolate SW786 chromosome 5, ValleyOak3.0 Primary Assembly, whole genome shotgun sequence genome, one interval contains:
- the LOC115988960 gene encoding dof zinc finger protein DOF1.4-like isoform X2 — MGLSSKQVSSDGVDWSQTLLQTQSLELPKPPPMRRRQQQQQQQQNQQQQSDPLKCPRCESTNTKFCYYNNYNKLQPRHFCRACKRHWTKGGTLRNVPVGGGRKNKRHKKSTTAASASTSTSTAHAATTNSTNTDINNRLAAHMLIEAQQQRQNLPALSLGDHKSISEILFHSLIRSPSSMQHQNLINSSNNMDSKNFSSNSNIHMGSTLHLPSGQSLHFPFSSSSSFNTNPSSISTSLHSSSVYNYTEGFKTIEEPTITSIMANTSTSAPQPWQVPTTTSSTMDMTTYWNWDDIDTFASTDLNLPWDDSDIKP, encoded by the coding sequence aTGGGTTTGAGTTCTAAGCAGGTTTCTAGTGATGGGGTTGATTGGAGCCAGACCTTATTGCAGACTCAAAGTTTAGAGCTGCCAAAACCTCCTCCGATGAGGcgacgacaacaacaacaacagcagcaacAAAATCAGCAGCAGCAATCCGATCCATTGAAGTGCCCAAGATGTGAATCAACAAACACAAAGTTCTGTTACTACAACAACTACAACAAGTTACAGCCTCGGCATTTCTGCAGAGCTTGCAAAAGGCACTGGACTAAGGGCGGAACTCTACGCAATGTTCCTGTGGGTGGCGGCCGCAAGAATAAGCGGCACAAAAAATCAACCACCGCTGCCTCTGCCAGCACCAGCACTAGTACTGCTCACGCAGCCACCACCAACAGCACCAATACCGACATCAATAATAGACTCGCTGCCCACATGTTAATTGAAGCTCAGCAGCAAAGGCAGAATCTTCCTGCTCTTTCACTTGGTGATCACAAAAGCATATCTGAAATCCTCTTTCATTCACTGATTCGTTCACCATCTTCGATGCAACATCAGAATTTGATCAATTCCAGCAACAACATGGACAGCAAAAATTTCAGCAGCAACAGTAACATTCATATGGGTTCAACTCTGCATCTTCCTTCAGGCCAAAGCCTACACTTTCCATTTTCAAGCTCAAGCTCTTTTAACACCAACCCATCTTCAATTTCAACCTCTTTACATTCTTCAAGTGTCTATAATTACACTGAAGGATTCAAAACCATTGAGGAGCCAACCATTACCAGTATCATGGCCAATACAAGCACCTCTGCCCCACAGCCATGGCAAGTACCTACTACAACAAGCAGTACCATGGACATGACAACTTACTGGAACTGGGATGACATTGATACCTTTGCCTCTACTGATCTCAATCTACCATGGGATGATTCTGATATCAAACCATAG
- the LOC115988960 gene encoding dof zinc finger protein DOF1.4-like isoform X1, whose product MLTTTALLKPHINQNSLGPFISQVSSDGVDWSQTLLQTQSLELPKPPPMRRRQQQQQQQQNQQQQSDPLKCPRCESTNTKFCYYNNYNKLQPRHFCRACKRHWTKGGTLRNVPVGGGRKNKRHKKSTTAASASTSTSTAHAATTNSTNTDINNRLAAHMLIEAQQQRQNLPALSLGDHKSISEILFHSLIRSPSSMQHQNLINSSNNMDSKNFSSNSNIHMGSTLHLPSGQSLHFPFSSSSSFNTNPSSISTSLHSSSVYNYTEGFKTIEEPTITSIMANTSTSAPQPWQVPTTTSSTMDMTTYWNWDDIDTFASTDLNLPWDDSDIKP is encoded by the exons atgctcACCACCACGGCTCTACTAAAACCACATATCAATCAAAACTCTCTTGGTCCATTCATATCTCAA GTTTCTAGTGATGGGGTTGATTGGAGCCAGACCTTATTGCAGACTCAAAGTTTAGAGCTGCCAAAACCTCCTCCGATGAGGcgacgacaacaacaacaacagcagcaacAAAATCAGCAGCAGCAATCCGATCCATTGAAGTGCCCAAGATGTGAATCAACAAACACAAAGTTCTGTTACTACAACAACTACAACAAGTTACAGCCTCGGCATTTCTGCAGAGCTTGCAAAAGGCACTGGACTAAGGGCGGAACTCTACGCAATGTTCCTGTGGGTGGCGGCCGCAAGAATAAGCGGCACAAAAAATCAACCACCGCTGCCTCTGCCAGCACCAGCACTAGTACTGCTCACGCAGCCACCACCAACAGCACCAATACCGACATCAATAATAGACTCGCTGCCCACATGTTAATTGAAGCTCAGCAGCAAAGGCAGAATCTTCCTGCTCTTTCACTTGGTGATCACAAAAGCATATCTGAAATCCTCTTTCATTCACTGATTCGTTCACCATCTTCGATGCAACATCAGAATTTGATCAATTCCAGCAACAACATGGACAGCAAAAATTTCAGCAGCAACAGTAACATTCATATGGGTTCAACTCTGCATCTTCCTTCAGGCCAAAGCCTACACTTTCCATTTTCAAGCTCAAGCTCTTTTAACACCAACCCATCTTCAATTTCAACCTCTTTACATTCTTCAAGTGTCTATAATTACACTGAAGGATTCAAAACCATTGAGGAGCCAACCATTACCAGTATCATGGCCAATACAAGCACCTCTGCCCCACAGCCATGGCAAGTACCTACTACAACAAGCAGTACCATGGACATGACAACTTACTGGAACTGGGATGACATTGATACCTTTGCCTCTACTGATCTCAATCTACCATGGGATGATTCTGATATCAAACCATAG